From one Anopheles cruzii chromosome 3, idAnoCruzAS_RS32_06, whole genome shotgun sequence genomic stretch:
- the LOC128275529 gene encoding monocarboxylate transporter 10 isoform X1: MTENTRIVADGVAPVIVKGATANGHHPQLNGGPGDKKSAVPLLDHGGMHEPPDGGTRAWLVMVGAFLCNGVLFGVINTYSVVYLSLQKQLQEIGDNEASSKAALVGSLTIGTTFLLSPVAGILTDKIGLRRTTFIGGLLTCGGMFLSSFFTHSVAALYFTYGIMFGLGAALAYTPSLAILGHYFKRYLGMVNGVVTAGSSVFTAIMPVCLDYLVQHTGLATSFRILAVISSFVIFCALLYKPLQPPPPPPKIKPGRSAVNTFLRSFINFDNWKKRRYIIWAVSIPIALFGYFVPYVHMGKFVQDNFPGEGENLPVMCIGITSGLGRLIFGFIADMPRVNRVLLQQMSFVLIGTLTMCLPATGSFPLLLAITLAMGLFDGCFISLLGPIAYDLCGPRGATQAIGFLLGMCSLPLTLGPPVAGMLYDQTGSYRLPFILAGIPPLFGASTMFLIRCVKDDESKKSSVAEPRLEPLAHNAWDCENPANAKPLGGQLQLERRATLASSESLTVDKNETG, encoded by the exons ATGACAGAGAATACGCGTATCGTTGCGGACGGTGTGGCGCCGGTGATCGTGAAAGGGGCCACGGCGAACGGACATCACCCACAGCTAAATGGGGGCCCGGGAGACAAGAAATCGGCCGTCCCACTACTCGATCACGGTGGGATGCACGAACCACCGGATGGGGGAACCCGCGCCTGGCTAGTCATGGTGGGTGCTTTCCTCTGCAACGGCGTCCTGTTCGGAGTGATCAATACTTACAGCGTGGTTTACCTCAGTCTGCAGAAGCAACTGCAAGAGATCGGCGACAACGAAGCGTCCAGCAAAGCAG CACTGGTTGGATCACTTACCATCGGCACGACATTTCTGCTCTCGCCCGTTGCCGGTATTCTCACCGACAAGATTGGTCTCCGCCGGACCACCTTCATTGGCGGACTGCTAACGTGCGGCGGCATGTTCCTTTCGTCATTCTTCACGCACAGTGTGGCCGCGCTGTACTTTACCTACGGTATCATGTTCGGGCTGGGTGCCGCACTGGCTTACACGCCCTCCCTAGCCATCCTCGGCCACTACTTCAAGCGGTATCTCGGGATGGTGAACGGTGTCGTTACGGCCGGCTCCAGTGTGTTCACCGCCATAATGCCCGTCTGCCTGGACTACCTGGTGCAGCACACGGGACTCGCCACGTCCTTCCGCATCCTGGCCGTCATCTCCAGCTTCGTGATATTCTGTGCCCTGCTGTACAAGCCGCtgcaaccaccgccaccgccgccgaagatAAAGCCCGGCCGTTCCGCCGTGAACACTTTCCTGCGGTCGTTCATCAACTTCGACAACTGGAAGAAGCGTCGCTACATCATCTGGGCCGTCTCGATCCCGATCGCTCTGTTCGGGTACTTCGTCCCGTACGTGCACATGGGAAAGTTCGTGCAGGACAACTTCCCGGGCGAGGGTGAGAACCTGCCGGTCATGTGCATAGGCATAACATCCGGGTTGGGCCGGCTGATCTTCGGGTTCATCGCCGACATGCCACGCGTCAACCGGGTACTTCTGCAGCAGATGTCGTTCGTACTGATCGGCACGCTCACGATGTGTCTTCCGGCCACGGGCTCatttccgctgctgctggccatcaCGCTGGCGATGGGTCTGTTCGACGGATGCTTCATCTCGTTACTGGGCCCCATTGCGTACGACCTTTGCGGACCACGGGGAGCTACGCAAGCGATCGGTTTCCTGTTGGGTATGTGCTCGTTGCCACTGACACTTGGGCCACCCGTTGCCGGAATGCTCTACGATCAGACCGGTTCGTACCGTTTGCCGTTCATTTTGGCCGGCATCCCGCCACTGTTTGGTGCCAGCACGATGTTCCTGATCCGGTGCGTGAAGGATGATGAATCGAAGAAGAGCAGCGTAGCGGAGCCGAGACTGGAACCTTTGGCTCACAATGCCTGGGACTGTG AAAACCCGGCCAATGCCAAGCCGCTGGGAGGGCAGCTGCAGCTCGAGCGCCGGGCAACGTTGGCCAGTTCAG AATCGCTAACCGTGGATAAGAATGAAACGGGGTAA
- the LOC128275529 gene encoding monocarboxylate transporter 10 isoform X2 — translation MTENTRIVADGVAPVIVKGATANGHHPQLNGGPGDKKSAVPLLDHGGMHEPPDGGTRAWLVMVGAFLCNGVLFGVINTYSVVYLSLQKQLQEIGDNEASSKAALVGSLTIGTTFLLSPVAGILTDKIGLRRTTFIGGLLTCGGMFLSSFFTHSVAALYFTYGIMFGLGAALAYTPSLAILGHYFKRYLGMVNGVVTAGSSVFTAIMPVCLDYLVQHTGLATSFRILAVISSFVIFCALLYKPLQPPPPPPKIKPGRSAVNTFLRSFINFDNWKKRRYIIWAVSIPIALFGYFVPYVHMGKFVQDNFPGEGENLPVMCIGITSGLGRLIFGFIADMPRVNRVLLQQMSFVLIGTLTMCLPATGSFPLLLAITLAMGLFDGCFISLLGPIAYDLCGPRGATQAIGFLLGMCSLPLTLGPPVAGMLYDQTGSYRLPFILAGIPPLFGASTMFLIRCVKDDESKKSSVAEPRLEPLAHNAWDCESLTVDKNETG, via the exons ATGACAGAGAATACGCGTATCGTTGCGGACGGTGTGGCGCCGGTGATCGTGAAAGGGGCCACGGCGAACGGACATCACCCACAGCTAAATGGGGGCCCGGGAGACAAGAAATCGGCCGTCCCACTACTCGATCACGGTGGGATGCACGAACCACCGGATGGGGGAACCCGCGCCTGGCTAGTCATGGTGGGTGCTTTCCTCTGCAACGGCGTCCTGTTCGGAGTGATCAATACTTACAGCGTGGTTTACCTCAGTCTGCAGAAGCAACTGCAAGAGATCGGCGACAACGAAGCGTCCAGCAAAGCAG CACTGGTTGGATCACTTACCATCGGCACGACATTTCTGCTCTCGCCCGTTGCCGGTATTCTCACCGACAAGATTGGTCTCCGCCGGACCACCTTCATTGGCGGACTGCTAACGTGCGGCGGCATGTTCCTTTCGTCATTCTTCACGCACAGTGTGGCCGCGCTGTACTTTACCTACGGTATCATGTTCGGGCTGGGTGCCGCACTGGCTTACACGCCCTCCCTAGCCATCCTCGGCCACTACTTCAAGCGGTATCTCGGGATGGTGAACGGTGTCGTTACGGCCGGCTCCAGTGTGTTCACCGCCATAATGCCCGTCTGCCTGGACTACCTGGTGCAGCACACGGGACTCGCCACGTCCTTCCGCATCCTGGCCGTCATCTCCAGCTTCGTGATATTCTGTGCCCTGCTGTACAAGCCGCtgcaaccaccgccaccgccgccgaagatAAAGCCCGGCCGTTCCGCCGTGAACACTTTCCTGCGGTCGTTCATCAACTTCGACAACTGGAAGAAGCGTCGCTACATCATCTGGGCCGTCTCGATCCCGATCGCTCTGTTCGGGTACTTCGTCCCGTACGTGCACATGGGAAAGTTCGTGCAGGACAACTTCCCGGGCGAGGGTGAGAACCTGCCGGTCATGTGCATAGGCATAACATCCGGGTTGGGCCGGCTGATCTTCGGGTTCATCGCCGACATGCCACGCGTCAACCGGGTACTTCTGCAGCAGATGTCGTTCGTACTGATCGGCACGCTCACGATGTGTCTTCCGGCCACGGGCTCatttccgctgctgctggccatcaCGCTGGCGATGGGTCTGTTCGACGGATGCTTCATCTCGTTACTGGGCCCCATTGCGTACGACCTTTGCGGACCACGGGGAGCTACGCAAGCGATCGGTTTCCTGTTGGGTATGTGCTCGTTGCCACTGACACTTGGGCCACCCGTTGCCGGAATGCTCTACGATCAGACCGGTTCGTACCGTTTGCCGTTCATTTTGGCCGGCATCCCGCCACTGTTTGGTGCCAGCACGATGTTCCTGATCCGGTGCGTGAAGGATGATGAATCGAAGAAGAGCAGCGTAGCGGAGCCGAGACTGGAACCTTTGGCTCACAATGCCTGGGACTGTG AATCGCTAACCGTGGATAAGAATGAAACGGGGTAA
- the LOC128274309 gene encoding uncharacterized protein LOC128274309 yields the protein MRHIAQQVALLVSLATVTRIVGVPLANSKETNGHHDDGMATTGLNQLTADDATYGDGKPAGSSNPQKRGASLPLLYREAELRNDYSGNSIPQHGVWEDVDGPLAVPYPVDLFDDEPGGGRPQRTYDVLQRLLLHRNQPLNAGPLSGGGGFPLRPHGYGDRKKRTPGPLKAHSHGHRPKRNSNKLSPAEVFSLLALMDSRDSYRPLSAIPDYMAEPPNDVLAYGPNGLYQDVSLPLALEQLLAERDEMPPSDGFAYEDAGEWMNGWTEPSVDYLGLPMGDVEALGQLKDGFFSKPSPKTGYLPQKRYMVSKKKRSAGAGCKAGDPSCSFQGTRYGTIQAAA from the exons GGCACCACGACGATGGTATGGCGACGACGGGATTGAATCAGCTGACTGCCGACGACGCGACCTATGGAGACGGTAAACCGGCGGGATCATCCAATCCGCAAAAGCGTGGAG CCAGCCTACCGCTGCTCTACCGGGAGGCGGAACTGCGAAACGACTACTCGGGCAACTCCATCCCGCAGCACGGCGTCTGGGAGGACGTGGATGGGCCGCTGGCGGTGCCCTATCCCGTTGACCTGTTCGACGACGAACCCGGTGGCGGGCGACCCCAGCGCACGTACGACGTGCTACAAAGGCTGTTACTGCACCGGAACCAACCCCTCAATGCAGGCCCGCTGTCCGGCGGTGGAGGATTCCCTCTACGACCGCACGGTTATGGCGACCGGAAGAAGCGAACACCGGGCCCGCTGAAAGCCCACTCCCACGGGCACAG GCCAAAACGCAATTCGAATAAACTGTCCCCGGCAGAAGTGTTCTCTCTGCTAGCATTGATGGATTCCCGCGATTCCTACCGTCCACTATCGGCTATACCGGACTACATGGCCGAACCACCGAACGACGTTTTGGCCTACGGCCCAAACGGACTCTACCAGGACGTATCGCTACCGTTGGCTCTCGAACAGTTGCTCGCCGAACGGGATGAAATGCCACCGTCGGACGGTTTCGCGTACGAGGATGCCGGAGAATGGATGAACGGATGGACAGAACCTTCAGTCGATTATCTGGGTCTACCGATGGGCGACGTCGAAGCGCTTGGTCAACTTAAGGATGGCTTCTTCAGCAAACCTAGCCCTAAAACTG GATATCTTCCGCAAAAGCGTTACATGGtgtcgaaaaagaaacgcaGCGCTGGTGCCGGTTGCAAGGCTGGCGATCCGAGTTGCAGTTTCCAGGGGACTCGCTACGGAACTATCCAGGCAGCGGCCTAA